From Afipia carboxidovorans OM5, one genomic window encodes:
- a CDS encoding LLM class flavin-dependent oxidoreductase: protein MLPLSVLDLSVVTTGTKPAQALRNSIDLAQDADRLGYTRYWLAEHHGLASVASPAPDIMIGQIAAATSRIHVGSGGVMLPNHAPLVVAERFKMLEALFPGRIDLGLGRAPGTDGVTAYALRNRLEARPGDDFLERLQELMLWETRDFPPDHPFNKVVAMPDDTPLPPLWLLGSSDYSAQLAAQVGMGFAFAHHFASFDAVAALTHYRAHFHPSRWRPAPHAILAVAAVVAPTDDEAEELVLSMDLNRLQRERGNYLPIPSVAEAKAYPYSDADRAIIARNRSKLFIGSPATIVPRLMPLIEASKADELMVTSAIYDHAARKRSYALLAEALGIKQKAT, encoded by the coding sequence ATGTTGCCCCTCTCCGTCCTCGATCTTTCCGTCGTCACCACCGGCACCAAACCCGCGCAAGCGCTGCGTAACAGCATCGATTTAGCGCAGGACGCGGACCGGCTTGGCTACACGCGCTATTGGCTCGCCGAGCATCACGGGCTCGCTTCGGTCGCAAGCCCGGCGCCCGACATCATGATTGGGCAGATCGCAGCGGCAACCTCACGCATTCACGTCGGCTCCGGCGGCGTGATGCTGCCCAACCATGCGCCGCTGGTTGTGGCTGAACGCTTCAAGATGTTGGAGGCGCTGTTTCCCGGCCGCATCGATCTTGGCCTTGGCCGCGCGCCCGGCACCGACGGCGTCACCGCTTATGCGCTGCGTAATCGGCTCGAAGCGCGCCCGGGCGACGATTTTCTGGAGCGACTGCAGGAGCTGATGCTGTGGGAGACGCGGGACTTCCCACCGGACCATCCCTTCAACAAAGTAGTCGCGATGCCCGACGATACGCCGTTGCCGCCGCTCTGGCTGCTCGGCTCCAGCGATTACAGCGCGCAACTGGCCGCACAGGTCGGTATGGGCTTTGCGTTTGCCCACCACTTTGCATCGTTCGATGCGGTGGCGGCGCTGACGCATTATCGCGCACACTTTCATCCCTCGCGCTGGCGGCCCGCCCCGCACGCCATTCTTGCAGTCGCTGCCGTCGTTGCACCGACCGATGACGAGGCGGAGGAATTGGTGCTGTCGATGGACCTCAATCGCCTGCAGCGCGAGCGCGGGAATTATCTGCCGATCCCGAGTGTCGCGGAGGCGAAGGCCTATCCGTATTCGGACGCCGACCGCGCGATCATCGCGCGCAATCGCTCGAAATTATTCATCGGCAGCCCGGCGACGATCGTGCCTCGGCTGATGCCGCTGATCGAGGCAAGCAAGGCGGATGAACTGATGGTGACGAGCGCGATCTACGATCACGCCGCGCGCAAGCGATCCTATGCGCTGCTGGCCGAGGCGCTCGGGATTAAGCAGAAGGCGACGTGA
- a CDS encoding prephenate dehydratase has translation MTTKPLTIAFQGEPGANSHIAIDEAYPGAKALPCATFEDALAAISSGEADLGMIPIENSVAGRVADIHHLLPKSNLFIIAEWFLPIHHQLMAPRGATLQSIKTVESHIHALGQCRNIIRKLGLRSIVSPDTAGSARTISETNDITRAALAPKIAAGIYNLDILAEDVEDENHNTTRFVVLAREPKWATHGAGPTVTSFVFRVRNLPAALYKALGGFATNGVNMTKLESYMVNGSFSATQFFADVDGHPDDQALAYALEELKFFSAELRIVGVYPAHPFRVAMNSTSES, from the coding sequence ATGACGACAAAACCGCTCACCATCGCCTTCCAGGGCGAGCCCGGCGCGAACTCCCATATCGCCATCGACGAGGCTTACCCCGGCGCCAAGGCGCTGCCCTGCGCAACCTTCGAGGATGCACTTGCGGCGATCTCCTCGGGCGAGGCCGATCTCGGCATGATCCCGATCGAGAATTCGGTCGCGGGGCGCGTCGCCGATATCCATCATCTGCTGCCGAAATCAAACCTGTTCATCATCGCGGAATGGTTCCTGCCGATCCATCACCAGTTGATGGCGCCGCGCGGCGCGACGCTGCAGAGCATCAAGACGGTCGAAAGCCACATTCACGCGCTTGGCCAGTGCCGCAACATCATCCGCAAGCTCGGGCTGCGTTCGATCGTGAGTCCGGACACCGCAGGCTCGGCGCGGACGATCAGTGAGACCAACGACATCACCCGCGCGGCACTTGCGCCGAAGATCGCGGCCGGCATCTACAACCTCGACATTCTCGCCGAGGACGTGGAGGACGAAAACCACAACACCACGCGTTTCGTCGTGCTGGCACGCGAGCCAAAATGGGCAACGCACGGTGCCGGCCCCACGGTGACGTCGTTCGTCTTCCGCGTGCGCAACCTGCCGGCCGCGCTCTACAAGGCGCTCGGCGGCTTCGCCACCAACGGCGTCAACATGACGAAGCTCGAAAGCTACATGGTGAACGGCAGCTTCTCCGCGACGCAGTTCTTTGCAGATGTCGACGGCCACCCGGACGACCAGGCGCTCGCCTACGCGCTGGAAGAGCTGAAATTCTTCTCGGCGGAATTGCGCATCGTCGGTGTCTACCCGGCGCATCCGTTTCGCGTCGCGATGAACAGCACGAGCGAGAGTTGA